The Streptomyces sp. Alt3 genome has a segment encoding these proteins:
- a CDS encoding NAD(P)-dependent alcohol dehydrogenase — MTTRFRAAVLRSYEKPFTVEEVALHEEPADGEILVRIAGCGMCRTDLAVRGSAGRTPLPAVLGHEGAGVVVGTGGPDTGLNTGDHVVLSFDSCGHCRNCLGAAPAYCDSFASLNLFGGRKENAARFTDAAGGELAPRWFGQSSFAEYAVVSARNAVRVDPSLPVELLGPLGCGFLTGAGAVLNSFGIGPGDTMTVFGAGAVGLAAVMAATAAGAVTVAVDRHPERLATAERLRAIPLHASTADLPDRIRRLTDGGTQYALDTTGSPELINDALQALRPTGHLGLVARIHTPLPLRPGSLDRGRKISHICEGDAVPGLLIPRLTELWQAGRFPFDQLIRTYPLADINEAERDCEAGRVVKPVLIP, encoded by the coding sequence ATGACGACGAGGTTCCGGGCGGCGGTGCTGCGCTCCTACGAGAAGCCGTTCACCGTCGAGGAGGTGGCCCTGCACGAGGAACCGGCCGACGGCGAGATCCTGGTCCGGATCGCGGGCTGCGGGATGTGCCGGACCGACCTCGCGGTCCGTGGTTCGGCAGGCCGGACACCGCTCCCGGCCGTGCTCGGTCACGAGGGCGCGGGGGTCGTGGTGGGGACAGGCGGCCCGGACACCGGCCTGAACACCGGCGACCACGTCGTGCTGAGCTTCGACTCCTGCGGACACTGCCGCAACTGCCTGGGTGCGGCACCCGCCTACTGCGACTCGTTCGCCTCGCTCAACCTCTTCGGGGGACGGAAGGAGAACGCCGCCCGGTTCACCGACGCGGCAGGGGGCGAACTGGCCCCCCGATGGTTCGGCCAGTCCTCGTTCGCCGAGTACGCCGTGGTCAGCGCACGCAACGCCGTCCGGGTCGATCCCTCCCTGCCCGTCGAACTGCTCGGACCGCTCGGCTGCGGCTTCCTCACCGGTGCCGGAGCCGTCCTCAACTCCTTCGGCATCGGCCCAGGCGACACCATGACCGTGTTCGGCGCGGGAGCGGTGGGGCTCGCCGCGGTGATGGCGGCCACCGCTGCCGGAGCGGTGACCGTGGCCGTCGACCGCCATCCCGAACGGCTGGCCACCGCCGAGCGCTTGCGTGCGATCCCTCTGCACGCCTCGACGGCCGACCTGCCCGACCGCATCCGGCGGCTGACCGACGGCGGCACGCAGTACGCACTCGACACCACGGGCTCACCCGAGCTGATCAACGACGCGCTCCAGGCCCTGCGTCCGACCGGCCACCTCGGTCTGGTCGCACGGATACACACCCCGCTCCCGCTCCGACCGGGGTCACTGGACCGCGGCCGGAAGATCTCCCACATCTGCGAGGGGGACGCGGTGCCGGGACTGCTGATTCCGCGGCTGACCGAACTGTGGCAGGCCGGGCGGTTCCCGTTCGACCAACTGATCCGTACCTACCCCCTCGCCGACATCAACGAGGCCGAACGCGACTGCGAAGCCGGCCGTGTGGTCAAACCCGTCCTTATTCCGTAA
- a CDS encoding class I SAM-dependent methyltransferase has protein sequence MVDTARRNADVEGVEGGIGLTALLVAASRAIETHRHDSLARDVYAEHFVRAAPASADWPVRIQQAPDGDANPLWGRFARYFGLRTRVLDDFLLQAVHAGAPRQVVLLGAGLDSRAFRLDWPSGCVIFEIDKPGVLDFKHDVLGGLSATSKAARVPIPIDLRADWVTALTDAGFDTAAPSVWLAEGLLFYLPITAETYLIDTVDQLSTRGSALAYEVKLEKDLLEYRDSSLYTSTEQQLGIDLLNLFDGGPRPDSAGDLQGKGWSTSVHTPFDFTRRHGRGPLPEPNDALEGNRWVFANKSRH, from the coding sequence ATGGTCGACACAGCTCGTCGGAACGCCGATGTGGAGGGCGTGGAAGGGGGCATCGGACTGACCGCCCTCCTGGTCGCCGCGTCAAGGGCGATCGAGACCCACCGCCACGACAGCCTGGCCCGCGACGTCTACGCGGAACACTTCGTGCGGGCCGCACCGGCGTCCGCGGACTGGCCGGTCCGCATCCAACAGGCCCCGGACGGGGACGCGAACCCTCTGTGGGGACGTTTCGCGCGGTACTTCGGTCTGCGTACGCGGGTTCTCGACGACTTCCTCCTCCAGGCGGTGCACGCCGGCGCCCCTCGACAAGTGGTGCTGCTCGGCGCAGGACTGGACTCACGGGCGTTCCGGCTCGACTGGCCGTCCGGCTGCGTGATCTTCGAGATCGACAAGCCAGGAGTGCTGGATTTCAAGCACGACGTACTCGGCGGACTGTCGGCCACGTCGAAGGCGGCGCGGGTCCCGATCCCGATCGATCTGCGAGCCGACTGGGTCACAGCGCTGACCGACGCCGGGTTCGACACGGCTGCCCCGAGCGTCTGGCTGGCGGAGGGACTGCTGTTCTACCTGCCCATCACCGCCGAGACCTACCTCATCGACACGGTGGACCAGTTGAGCACGAGAGGAAGCGCACTGGCCTACGAGGTGAAGCTGGAGAAGGACCTGCTGGAATACCGCGACAGCTCGCTCTACACCTCGACGGAACAGCAACTCGGCATCGACCTGCTCAATCTGTTCGACGGAGGACCACGGCCCGATTCCGCAGGAGATCTGCAAGGCAAGGGCTGGTCCACATCGGTCCACACCCCCTTCGACTTCACCCGACGGCACGGACGCGGCCCGCTGCCCGAGCCGAACGACGCGCTGGAGGGCAACCGCTGGGTGTTCGCGAACAAGTCCCGGCACTGA
- a CDS encoding STAS domain-containing protein, translated as MLAVRRTRHRNGRAELTAYREACAGGEWQLYVAGEFDDATTGSLADVLDDACRERARRIVIDCSAVTFADVAFLRALLTPHAHDVQVVLAAPSGALRRLLQATGTVSRFPVTNRAGSVPTG; from the coding sequence ATGCTCGCAGTTCGCAGGACTCGGCACCGCAACGGCAGGGCTGAGCTCACCGCGTACCGGGAGGCGTGCGCAGGAGGTGAGTGGCAGCTGTACGTGGCGGGCGAGTTCGACGACGCCACCACCGGCTCGCTGGCCGATGTGCTCGACGACGCCTGTCGGGAGCGAGCCCGGCGGATCGTGATCGACTGCTCGGCCGTCACCTTCGCCGACGTCGCCTTCCTGCGAGCGCTGCTGACCCCCCACGCCCACGACGTCCAGGTCGTCCTGGCCGCGCCGTCGGGGGCCCTGCGCCGACTTCTCCAGGCCACGGGCACTGTCAGCCGTTTTCCCGTCACGAACCGTGCCGGGTCCGTACCGACCGGGTGA
- a CDS encoding helix-turn-helix transcriptional regulator, translating to METERFDSGSLEATEAFLSRAYTPMRIGGRPQDTRARIVRNAAEGLVVDRLDFGYTMSYDADRLDTICLITVHKGSMVDTTDGRHDVYGPGETFLIAPPDRPYTGALHSARYTITMFDPALLDQVAAVGANVGGPVRLTGRRPVDAAANRRLGSTVAFLRDQVLTGPAVEGLVVATAAQHLAAVTLSALPSITTEEQDHRTDSRDAHTETLRRAKGFIEENAHRAIGLADIAAAAFVTPRAVQYAFSRHTDTTPLGHLRQVRLTRAHVDLANADPHTSSVTQIAATWGFPHVGRFAAAYRRLYGVTPAVTLRAHAERRKP from the coding sequence TTGGAGACGGAGCGTTTCGACAGCGGGAGCCTGGAGGCGACCGAGGCGTTTCTGTCGCGGGCGTACACGCCCATGCGGATCGGCGGGCGGCCGCAGGACACGCGGGCCCGAATAGTCCGGAACGCGGCCGAGGGGCTCGTCGTCGACCGTCTCGACTTCGGCTACACCATGTCCTACGACGCCGACCGGCTGGACACGATCTGCCTGATCACCGTGCACAAGGGCAGCATGGTGGACACCACGGACGGCCGGCACGACGTCTACGGCCCCGGAGAGACCTTCCTCATCGCCCCTCCCGACCGCCCCTACACCGGCGCCCTCCACTCGGCCCGCTACACCATCACCATGTTCGACCCCGCCCTGCTGGACCAGGTGGCCGCCGTCGGCGCGAACGTCGGCGGACCGGTTCGGCTCACCGGCCGGCGTCCGGTCGACGCGGCCGCCAACCGACGCCTGGGCAGCACCGTCGCCTTCCTGCGGGACCAGGTCCTCACCGGCCCGGCCGTGGAGGGTCTCGTCGTCGCCACCGCCGCCCAGCACCTGGCCGCTGTGACTCTGAGCGCGCTGCCCAGCATCACGACCGAGGAGCAGGACCACCGCACCGACAGCCGTGACGCGCACACCGAGACCCTGCGCAGGGCGAAGGGCTTCATCGAGGAGAACGCCCACCGAGCAATCGGTCTCGCCGACATCGCGGCTGCCGCGTTCGTCACCCCTCGCGCAGTGCAGTACGCCTTCAGCAGGCACACCGACACCACGCCCCTCGGCCACCTGCGCCAGGTCCGTCTCACCCGCGCTCACGTCGATCTCGCGAACGCCGACCCCCACACCTCCAGCGTGACGCAGATCGCGGCCACGTGGGGATTTCCTCATGTCGGGCGCTTCGCCGCCGCCTACCGTCGGCTCTACGGTGTGACCCCCGCCGTCACCCTTCGTGCTCACGCTGAGAGGCGGAAGCCCTGA
- a CDS encoding C40 family peptidase, whose amino-acid sequence MASHRRPKQPSRARVTVLTVTATAAVALTSQAAHADPKPTKSEVKAKVDKLYHEAEEATEKYNGAKEQQDKLKKQADALQDQVARGQDELNTLRGELGSLATAQYRSGGLDPSVQLLLSSDPDSFLDQASALDQLTAKQAESLQKIQAKQRTLAQQRKEAQGKLTDLAEVREALGKNKAKFQSKLADAQKLLNTLTAAERAKMAEDDQRASRSAGDRVELGNEAPASALGAAALQAANTRVGTPYVRAATGPGSFDCSGLTQWAYAQAGADITRTTFTQINQGTRIARSQLKPGDLVFFSSTSHVGLYAGNNTVLHAPYPGAYVRYESMSTVGSYEAAVRI is encoded by the coding sequence GTGGCGTCCCACCGTCGTCCCAAACAGCCGAGCCGCGCCCGGGTGACCGTGCTCACGGTGACCGCCACCGCGGCCGTGGCCCTGACCTCCCAGGCCGCCCACGCCGACCCCAAGCCGACCAAGAGCGAGGTCAAGGCGAAGGTCGACAAGCTCTACCACGAGGCCGAGGAAGCCACCGAGAAGTACAACGGCGCCAAGGAACAGCAGGACAAGCTCAAGAAGCAGGCCGACGCGCTCCAGGACCAGGTCGCCCGCGGCCAGGACGAGCTCAACACCCTGCGTGGCGAGCTCGGTTCACTCGCGACCGCGCAGTACCGCTCCGGCGGCCTCGACCCGTCGGTCCAGCTGCTGCTCTCCTCGGACCCGGACAGCTTCCTCGACCAGGCCTCCGCGCTCGACCAGCTGACGGCCAAGCAGGCCGAGTCACTGCAGAAGATCCAGGCGAAGCAGCGCACCCTCGCGCAGCAGCGCAAGGAGGCACAGGGCAAGCTCACGGACCTCGCCGAGGTCCGCGAGGCGCTCGGCAAGAACAAGGCGAAGTTCCAGAGCAAGCTCGCCGACGCCCAGAAGCTGCTGAACACCCTCACCGCGGCCGAACGCGCCAAGATGGCCGAGGACGACCAGCGCGCCAGCCGCTCCGCGGGCGACCGGGTGGAACTCGGCAACGAGGCACCGGCATCCGCGCTCGGCGCCGCCGCCCTCCAGGCTGCGAACACTCGGGTGGGCACGCCGTACGTCCGCGCCGCGACCGGTCCCGGCTCCTTCGACTGCTCGGGTCTGACCCAGTGGGCCTATGCCCAGGCCGGGGCCGACATCACCCGGACGACGTTCACGCAGATCAACCAGGGCACCCGTATCGCGCGCAGCCAACTCAAGCCGGGCGACCTGGTCTTCTTCAGCAGCACCTCGCACGTGGGCCTCTACGCGGGCAACAACACCGTGCTGCACGCCCCGTACCCGGGTGCCTACGTCCGCTACGAATCGATGAGCACCGTCGGCTCCTACGAGGCCGCGGTACGCATCTGA
- a CDS encoding acyltransferase codes for MTKDHGVQAPSTGRHRFDHSPWAFWSEAGAEEHARQSALQQALLDEHPAYAFGDRCYVSGLASVDNTELELGDSSYIAAGAYLTGSLRAGRDCTINPYTVVRGQVGLGDAVRIGAHTSLLGFNHTMSDPDTEVFRQPLTSKGIQVGNDVWIGSHVVVLDGVVIGDRAVVGAGSVVTKDVPSGSVVGGNPARVLRWRVPGAEPARPAGPGDPAGAVAAFADSARDQAQEVLGRYFDGRTDDGIFTDRPGVAPTVRAQCDAIEIADVLLGRAPDQLPVDRQIRRLRDWQDPTTGMVGTLLRDGSQLKPEPVLFDEEAGYHVLCAGYALDLLGSAFPSPIRVVADASATDVITHLERLPWSTNAWSAGHWVDILGTAFLWNALADEKGHPGSYESLFGWLLTRADPRTGMWGTPRRSDGLLQIVNGFYRASRGTFAQFGRPPAHPERVIDTVLEHARDVRYTRPERQNACNILDIAHPLWLTRQSGYRTEEVDALARRLLTDAIGHWTPGQGFGFRAPHSGVRIHAESVPGLQGTEMWLAIIWYLADLTGLEQLLGYRPRGVHRPEPHPGITSAGARKL; via the coding sequence GTGACGAAGGATCACGGTGTCCAGGCACCGTCAACCGGCAGGCACCGCTTCGACCACTCGCCGTGGGCCTTCTGGTCCGAGGCAGGTGCCGAGGAGCACGCCCGTCAGTCGGCCCTGCAGCAGGCCTTGCTCGACGAGCACCCCGCATACGCCTTCGGTGACCGGTGCTACGTCTCCGGACTCGCCTCGGTGGACAACACCGAACTGGAGTTGGGCGACAGCTCGTACATCGCGGCAGGCGCGTACCTGACCGGATCCCTGCGTGCCGGCCGCGACTGCACCATCAACCCGTACACCGTGGTGCGTGGCCAGGTCGGACTGGGTGACGCCGTACGGATCGGTGCGCACACCTCCCTCCTCGGCTTCAACCACACCATGTCGGATCCCGACACCGAGGTCTTCCGGCAGCCGCTCACCTCGAAGGGCATCCAGGTCGGGAACGACGTCTGGATCGGCTCCCATGTCGTGGTGCTGGACGGCGTGGTCATCGGCGACCGTGCTGTCGTAGGGGCGGGAAGCGTGGTGACCAAGGACGTCCCGTCCGGCTCCGTCGTCGGCGGCAATCCCGCCAGGGTGCTGCGATGGCGTGTCCCGGGAGCGGAACCGGCCCGTCCCGCCGGACCGGGCGATCCGGCCGGGGCCGTCGCCGCGTTCGCGGATTCCGCGCGCGACCAGGCGCAGGAGGTCCTGGGCAGGTATTTCGACGGAAGGACAGATGACGGCATCTTCACCGACCGGCCCGGTGTCGCGCCCACTGTCCGCGCCCAGTGCGACGCGATCGAGATCGCCGACGTGCTCCTCGGCCGGGCGCCGGACCAGTTGCCCGTCGACCGCCAGATCCGCCGGCTACGGGACTGGCAGGACCCCACGACAGGCATGGTCGGGACGCTGCTCCGGGACGGCAGTCAACTGAAACCGGAACCGGTCCTGTTCGATGAGGAAGCCGGCTACCACGTGCTCTGCGCCGGCTACGCGCTCGATCTACTCGGAAGCGCGTTCCCCTCACCGATACGGGTGGTGGCGGACGCCTCCGCTACCGACGTGATCACCCACCTGGAACGACTGCCCTGGTCCACGAACGCGTGGAGTGCCGGGCACTGGGTGGACATTCTGGGAACCGCGTTCCTCTGGAACGCCCTGGCCGACGAGAAGGGGCACCCGGGCTCCTACGAGTCCCTGTTCGGCTGGCTGTTGACCCGAGCGGACCCACGCACCGGCATGTGGGGCACCCCTCGCCGCTCCGACGGGCTGCTCCAGATCGTCAACGGCTTCTACCGCGCCTCTCGCGGCACCTTCGCGCAGTTCGGCCGGCCACCGGCCCATCCGGAACGCGTCATCGACACGGTTCTCGAACACGCCCGGGACGTGCGGTACACGCGACCCGAACGGCAGAACGCGTGCAACATCCTCGACATCGCCCACCCGCTATGGCTGACCCGGCAGTCGGGTTACCGCACGGAGGAGGTCGACGCGCTGGCGCGGCGCCTGCTCACCGACGCGATCGGCCACTGGACGCCCGGTCAGGGCTTCGGGTTCCGGGCGCCGCACTCGGGCGTACGCATCCATGCCGAGTCCGTCCCGGGTCTCCAGGGAACCGAGATGTGGCTGGCCATCATCTGGTACCTCGCCGACCTCACGGGCCTGGAACAGCTGCTCGGTTACCGCCCTCGCGGGGTACACCGCCCCGAACCGCATCCGGGAATCACCTCGGCCGGCGCCAGGAAGCTCTGA
- a CDS encoding RNA-binding protein, with the protein MLTYFYRVTKYDPSDRDEHGSYTGPEDTVSDHGEVEAAYLQALAAFAKDTGIGHLAVREPKVASLAHFGVEPPLDGFGLDGLFPSGPADFHDGAEVPLDVGLELVRAMLRDNGAWCRLEVEDTFAAHVGWDQYLYISSSQPCVEALVRTRDLGLFAERMDASPYGFEEEEEGIQRPGDDDFWACLHRAVCDGVAGILEETYLEGATRWHHLTVDTISTVRAGLAPRARLEVWPPLSPDVETVLRALPTEGLIEGVWQDESGRILSAVANEEDFPELTARISSASTAALLSVYADERVPLFAAVMPDQDGVLRARWRTVPTPNDRHWALHHHQS; encoded by the coding sequence GTGCTGACCTACTTCTACCGCGTCACCAAGTACGACCCCTCCGACCGCGACGAACACGGGTCCTATACAGGGCCAGAGGACACCGTCAGCGATCACGGCGAGGTCGAGGCGGCCTATCTACAAGCGCTCGCGGCATTCGCCAAGGACACTGGAATCGGTCACTTGGCCGTACGCGAACCGAAAGTCGCCTCCCTGGCACACTTCGGCGTCGAGCCTCCACTAGATGGCTTTGGACTAGACGGGCTCTTCCCATCCGGCCCAGCTGACTTCCACGACGGGGCCGAAGTACCGCTCGATGTCGGGCTGGAACTGGTGCGGGCCATGCTGCGGGACAACGGCGCGTGGTGCAGGCTGGAGGTCGAGGACACCTTCGCGGCCCACGTGGGGTGGGACCAGTACCTCTACATCAGCAGCAGCCAGCCATGCGTGGAGGCGCTGGTCCGGACTCGTGATCTCGGACTGTTCGCAGAACGCATGGACGCTTCCCCCTATGGCTTCGAGGAGGAGGAAGAAGGCATTCAGCGGCCCGGCGACGACGACTTCTGGGCTTGCCTGCACCGGGCCGTCTGCGACGGTGTCGCCGGAATTCTGGAAGAGACGTACCTCGAAGGTGCCACACGATGGCATCACCTGACGGTCGACACCATCAGCACAGTCCGCGCCGGACTGGCACCCCGGGCCCGCCTAGAGGTGTGGCCTCCGTTGTCCCCCGACGTCGAGACCGTTCTGCGAGCACTCCCTACCGAAGGCCTCATCGAAGGCGTCTGGCAGGACGAATCCGGTCGTATCCTCAGTGCCGTCGCCAACGAGGAAGACTTCCCCGAGCTGACCGCGCGGATATCCAGTGCCTCCACCGCCGCACTCTTGTCCGTTTATGCGGATGAACGTGTGCCTCTGTTCGCCGCTGTCATGCCGGACCAAGACGGAGTTCTCCGGGCTCGCTGGCGGACCGTGCCGACGCCGAACGACCGGCACTGGGCTCTCCATCATCACCAATCGTGA
- a CDS encoding COG4315 family predicted lipoprotein → MRHHTRTATALASVLLAAAAAGCSEDTPGGGSTGGTDTEVRGSGRQADAPAAASKSPSATVSARKGMYGESLVDDKGMTIYVFDKDTENKSNCTGACAKAWPPLLVAATPTAGKGVESNLLKTTPRSDGKKQVTYNGHPLYRFDEDQKAGDTDGQAVDAFGAKWYVIGPEGKKITTEPTNGTDGGY, encoded by the coding sequence ATGAGACACCACACCCGGACCGCCACCGCACTGGCCTCGGTGCTGCTGGCGGCCGCAGCAGCCGGCTGTTCCGAGGACACGCCAGGCGGTGGCAGCACCGGCGGCACGGACACGGAGGTCCGGGGCAGCGGCCGCCAGGCCGACGCACCCGCTGCCGCCTCGAAATCCCCTTCGGCGACCGTCTCCGCCAGGAAGGGCATGTACGGCGAGTCGCTCGTGGACGACAAGGGCATGACGATCTACGTGTTCGACAAGGACACCGAGAACAAGTCCAACTGCACGGGGGCCTGCGCGAAGGCATGGCCGCCGCTGCTCGTGGCGGCTACGCCGACAGCGGGCAAGGGGGTCGAGTCGAACCTGTTGAAGACGACGCCCCGCAGTGACGGCAAGAAACAGGTGACCTACAACGGTCACCCGTTGTACCGGTTCGATGAGGACCAGAAGGCCGGCGACACCGACGGACAGGCCGTCGACGCCTTCGGCGCCAAGTGGTACGTCATCGGCCCCGAGGGCAAAAAGATCACGACCGAGCCGACGAACGGCACGGACGGCGGCTACTGA
- a CDS encoding phosphocholine-specific phospholipase C, protein MTELDRRRFLKIAGGTAAFTMLNESIARAAAIPARGSTGTIQDIEHIVVLMQENRSFDHYFGSLKGVRGFGDPRPVLQDNGKSVFHQSNGTKDVLPFNPQVADLGMQFLEGLDHDWAGGHQAYNNGKYDKWVPAKTATTMSYMTRNDIPFHYALADAFTVCDAYHCSFIGATDPNRYYLWSGHTGNDGTGGGPVLGNQEAGYSWKTYPERLESAGISWKVYQDIGDGLNAAGSWGWINDAFRGNYGDNSLLYFNSYRNAQPGSALYEKARTGTDVKAGGTYFDRLRADVTGGTLPEVSWIAAPEAFSEHSNWPTNFGAWYISQVLDALTANPAVWAKTALFITYDENDGFFDHVVPPYPPASSAWGLSTADVSKDLYPGGGNYAAGPYGLGPRVPMIVVSPWSKGGYVCSETFDHTSVIRFVEQRFGVREPNISPWRRAVCGDLTSAFEFGRADAAPAALPSTAGYVPPDRNRHPSYHPTPPATAALPEQEAGSKPTRALGYSPYVDGRATVSTGKFTLTFSGGPSLGAHFHSTSGNRTDGPWPYSVEAGKTLSDTWSTSGSTGNQIDLTVWGPNGFLRTWRGPAKKSGPEVTARHVGTSGNLTLSMTNSASAAVNLTVTNTYGGTPQTFKVNPGATVSHTVDLRVTARWYDVEVVSDADPTFLRRFAGHVENGSPGVSDPALRTV, encoded by the coding sequence ATGACAGAGCTCGACCGTCGCAGGTTCCTGAAGATTGCCGGAGGCACCGCCGCCTTCACGATGCTGAACGAGAGCATCGCGAGGGCCGCGGCCATCCCGGCGCGAGGCAGCACGGGAACGATCCAGGACATCGAGCACATCGTCGTCCTCATGCAGGAGAACCGGTCCTTCGACCATTACTTCGGGTCGCTGAAGGGAGTGCGGGGCTTCGGGGACCCGAGGCCGGTGCTCCAGGACAACGGCAAGTCCGTCTTCCACCAGTCGAACGGCACGAAGGACGTCCTGCCCTTCAACCCGCAGGTGGCCGACCTCGGGATGCAGTTCCTGGAAGGGCTGGACCACGACTGGGCCGGCGGCCACCAGGCCTACAACAACGGCAAGTACGACAAGTGGGTTCCGGCCAAGACGGCCACGACCATGTCGTACATGACGCGGAACGACATCCCGTTCCACTACGCCCTCGCCGACGCGTTCACCGTGTGCGACGCCTACCACTGCTCGTTCATCGGAGCCACCGACCCCAACCGCTACTACCTCTGGTCCGGGCACACCGGGAACGACGGTACGGGAGGCGGCCCTGTCCTCGGCAACCAGGAGGCCGGCTACAGCTGGAAGACCTATCCCGAGCGGCTGGAGTCCGCCGGGATCTCGTGGAAGGTCTACCAGGACATCGGCGACGGCCTCAACGCGGCCGGGTCCTGGGGATGGATCAACGACGCCTTCCGCGGCAACTACGGCGACAACTCCCTGCTGTACTTCAACAGCTACCGCAACGCCCAGCCCGGCAGTGCCCTGTACGAGAAGGCCCGCACCGGCACCGACGTCAAGGCGGGCGGCACCTACTTCGACCGGCTGCGCGCGGACGTGACCGGCGGGACGCTGCCGGAGGTCTCCTGGATAGCCGCGCCCGAGGCCTTCAGCGAGCACTCCAACTGGCCGACGAACTTCGGTGCCTGGTACATCTCTCAGGTCCTGGACGCCCTCACGGCGAACCCTGCGGTGTGGGCGAAGACCGCCCTGTTCATCACCTACGACGAGAACGACGGCTTCTTCGACCACGTGGTCCCGCCGTACCCGCCCGCCTCGTCCGCATGGGGCCTGTCCACGGCTGACGTGTCCAAGGACCTGTACCCGGGCGGCGGGAACTACGCGGCGGGACCGTACGGGCTCGGCCCCCGCGTGCCGATGATCGTCGTCTCGCCGTGGAGCAAGGGCGGCTACGTCTGCTCCGAGACCTTCGACCACACCTCGGTGATCCGCTTCGTAGAGCAGCGCTTCGGTGTGCGGGAACCCAACATCTCGCCATGGCGCCGAGCCGTCTGCGGGGACCTGACCTCGGCCTTCGAATTCGGCCGCGCGGATGCGGCTCCCGCTGCCCTCCCCTCCACCGCCGGATACGTGCCGCCGGACAGGAACCGCCATCCGTCCTACCACCCGACGCCGCCGGCCACGGCCGCACTCCCCGAGCAGGAGGCGGGATCCAAGCCGACCCGTGCCCTCGGCTACAGCCCGTACGTGGACGGCCGGGCCACCGTCTCCACCGGGAAGTTCACCCTGACCTTCTCCGGTGGCCCCTCCCTGGGCGCCCACTTCCACAGCACCTCGGGCAACCGCACGGACGGCCCGTGGCCCTACTCCGTCGAAGCGGGCAAGACCCTCTCGGACACCTGGAGCACCAGCGGCTCCACCGGCAACCAGATCGATCTCACGGTCTGGGGGCCGAACGGCTTCCTGCGCACCTGGCGTGGCCCGGCGAAGAAGAGCGGCCCCGAGGTCACCGCCCGCCATGTGGGGACCAGCGGCAACCTGACGCTCAGCATGACCAACTCCGCCTCGGCCGCGGTCAACCTCACGGTGACCAACACCTATGGCGGGACGCCCCAGACCTTCAAGGTCAACCCCGGCGCGACCGTGTCCCACACGGTCGACCTGCGTGTCACCGCACGGTGGTACGACGTCGAGGTCGTCTCCGACGCGGACCCCACCTTCCTGCGCCGCTTCGCCGGGCACGTGGAGAACGGCTCCCCGGGCGTCTCCGACCCTGCGCTCAGGACAGTCTGA
- a CDS encoding siderophore-interacting protein gives MSESLAARQVPPQRPMFATVTEVRRLAPRMVRITLTGDGVGDFEYAGPDHLVRIFLPVSNDLRLPTGSDWWAELQAMPADRRPVVRNYTVRRIDHARRRIDIDFALHGDSGPASAWAGTAAPGDRIGILSDGARYRPGDADWQLLIGDETAVPAISSMLEEARTPVHAFLEVQDEQDVLELAGRVNWLYRSDTHGAHGARTVEALRSLSFPPGTPYVWVAGESALATSVRRYLVNERGIDKERIYFCGYWREAPSAVRATARTEREPALA, from the coding sequence ATGTCCGAATCGCTTGCAGCCCGTCAGGTGCCACCGCAGCGGCCCATGTTCGCAACGGTCACAGAGGTGCGCCGACTCGCGCCACGCATGGTCCGGATCACGCTGACCGGGGACGGCGTGGGCGATTTCGAATACGCCGGCCCCGACCACCTGGTCCGGATCTTCCTCCCGGTCAGCAATGATCTGCGACTGCCGACCGGCTCGGACTGGTGGGCCGAACTGCAGGCGATGCCGGCCGACCGGCGTCCGGTGGTCCGCAACTACACCGTGCGTCGTATCGACCATGCACGTCGACGCATCGACATCGACTTCGCACTGCACGGGGACAGCGGGCCGGCGTCCGCCTGGGCCGGAACCGCGGCGCCAGGCGACAGGATCGGCATCCTCAGCGATGGAGCACGCTACCGACCGGGCGACGCGGACTGGCAGCTCCTCATCGGTGACGAGACGGCTGTGCCCGCGATCTCTTCCATGCTCGAAGAAGCCCGCACCCCGGTTCACGCATTTCTCGAGGTCCAGGACGAGCAGGACGTGCTGGAGCTGGCCGGCCGGGTGAACTGGCTGTACCGATCCGATACTCACGGCGCTCACGGGGCGCGAACGGTGGAGGCGCTGCGCAGCCTGTCCTTCCCGCCCGGTACGCCGTACGTCTGGGTGGCCGGCGAGTCCGCCCTGGCCACGTCCGTGCGGCGCTATCTGGTGAACGAGCGAGGGATCGACAAGGAGCGGATCTACTTCTGCGGCTACTGGCGAGAAGCGCCGTCCGCCGTCCGAGCGACCGCCCGAACGGAACGGGAGCCCGCGCTGGCCTGA